In the Deltaproteobacteria bacterium genome, AAATCATTCATCTTCTGCGCACCATGACAGCCGATACAACCAGCCGGCTTTCCCGACTTCAGGATCTTTCCGTTTGCCCCGTACTTCACCCAAAACCAGTCTCCCTTATCGGAATTGTACCCCTTGATCTTGTACATCACAGTAATTGCGGCAAGGGTTGGTCCCGGCATGTAGTTTTCTTTCACGATAATTCCGCCGGCATCGACCACACCCCTCATTCCGTAAACTCCCCGCTGAGCCGTTTTATTCACAAATGTC is a window encoding:
- a CDS encoding cytochrome P460 family protein, with the protein product MKRTGMLMWVLLGLFLMVAVTAMADDKKTGEKAMPGADAAALWAYIHGPSPYWNWVHWPDRPGLYKGREPHGALLQTFVNKTAQRGVYGMRGVVDAGGIIVKENYMPGPTLAAITVMYKIKGYNSDKGDWFWVKYGANGKILKSGKPAGCIGCHGAQKMNDFIMTSLIR